In Longimicrobiales bacterium, a genomic segment contains:
- a CDS encoding pyridoxal-dependent decarboxylase: MTDPDRNELDGVRSAFNDIAADYLDRIDDLPAVNYDAARDALAGFQQSLPNDGIGAEAALRELYKKGLPATGTTSGPRFFHRVTGGSTPAAMGADWLTSLLDNPSDAWVGSPLTVELELLSLDWLKDLFGLHDDMAGIMVTGGSMANFVGMAAARQWWGERHGVDVSENGLVGLPAMPVLTSGYVHASGVKVLSLLGVGRSSIERHTRDAVGRVDLTSMEASLQALDGAPAVLMAVAGEVNAGGFDPVEEMADLAERYGAWLHVDGAFGLFAAVSDRTAHLVRGVERADSVAVDGHKWLNVPYDSGYAFVRDRDVLAKAFAYTARYLADPADPRPVLGGLGPESSRRARALTVWTTLRAYGRVGYRRMFERHLDLAGEMVALVDAAPELERLADPLLSVVCLRFNPGGRSEAELNELNDRLGGLILEDGRVTAGTTEYGGQIALRPTVVNWRTRSEDIVEFVNVVRELAATIRD, from the coding sequence ATGACAGATCCTGACCGGAACGAACTAGACGGGGTGCGGTCCGCCTTCAACGATATCGCCGCCGACTATCTTGATCGCATTGATGACCTTCCCGCGGTGAATTACGACGCAGCCCGGGACGCGCTGGCCGGATTTCAACAAAGTCTCCCCAACGACGGCATCGGCGCGGAAGCCGCCCTGCGCGAGCTATATAAAAAAGGCTTGCCGGCGACCGGTACCACCTCGGGACCTCGTTTCTTTCATAGGGTGACCGGAGGATCGACACCGGCTGCGATGGGAGCGGACTGGCTAACGAGCCTCCTCGACAACCCTTCGGACGCGTGGGTGGGCTCTCCGCTCACTGTCGAGCTCGAGCTACTCTCGCTCGATTGGCTGAAGGATCTCTTCGGGCTACACGACGACATGGCCGGCATCATGGTGACCGGCGGGAGCATGGCGAACTTTGTCGGAATGGCTGCGGCCCGTCAGTGGTGGGGTGAACGCCACGGTGTCGACGTGTCGGAGAACGGCCTCGTGGGGCTTCCCGCCATGCCCGTTCTGACTAGCGGGTATGTGCACGCGAGTGGAGTGAAGGTTCTGTCACTTCTCGGGGTTGGGCGATCGAGCATCGAGCGCCATACCAGGGATGCCGTGGGTCGCGTGGATCTGACTTCGATGGAAGCCTCTCTCCAGGCGCTCGACGGGGCACCGGCCGTCCTGATGGCTGTGGCCGGCGAGGTGAACGCTGGAGGCTTCGATCCGGTAGAGGAGATGGCGGACCTCGCCGAGCGGTATGGTGCCTGGCTTCATGTAGATGGTGCGTTTGGCCTCTTCGCGGCCGTCTCGGACAGGACGGCTCATCTGGTGCGGGGGGTCGAGCGCGCAGACTCTGTGGCGGTTGACGGCCACAAGTGGCTTAACGTGCCCTACGACAGCGGATACGCTTTCGTCCGGGACCGGGATGTCCTCGCGAAGGCGTTCGCCTACACCGCTCGCTATCTGGCGGACCCCGCGGATCCACGCCCAGTGCTGGGTGGGTTGGGCCCTGAGAGTTCACGTCGAGCACGAGCACTCACGGTCTGGACCACCCTGCGAGCCTACGGTCGGGTCGGATACCGGCGGATGTTCGAGCGGCATCTGGACCTGGCCGGTGAGATGGTGGCCCTGGTCGACGCTGCTCCGGAGCTCGAGCGCTTGGCGGACCCGCTTCTGAGCGTGGTCTGCTTACGTTTCAATCCCGGCGGGCGGAGTGAGGCCGAGTTGAACGAGCTCAACGACCGTCTCGGTGGGCTGATCTTAGAGGACGGCCGTGTGACCGCAGGGACTACGGAGTACGGTGGTCAGATCGCCCTGCGGCCTACCGTGGTGAACTGGCGGACTCGCAGCGAGGACATCGTCGAGTTCGTCAACGTCGTGCGAGAGCTGGCGGCGACTATACGCGACTGA
- a CDS encoding sodium:solute symporter, which produces MSGFTTLDLVVLVVYLVGITAWGAWLGRGQTGGTDYFLGSRSLPWVAVMLSIVATETSTLTFLSVPGVSYAGSLVFLQMTFGYLVGRILVSTLFLPAYYVGSLTTAYALLETRFGLGARRFTSAIFMVTRLLADSVRLFATAIPLALITGWPYPVSIAVIGLLTVIYTYFGGIKAVVWVDALQMGLYLFGAVVAIVALQVLVPSGWSNVFTSSAAAGKMQLLDFTTDPTVPYTIFAGFFGGAVFTMASHGTDQLIVQRLLTCTDLRSAQKALIGSGVVVVFQFLLFLMVGLGLWTFYGGRQWESTDEIFATFVVQQLPPGVTGLLIAGVFAAAMSSLSSSINSLASATAYDYWAPMVGARDDEARILKAGKVFTLVWAALLIGGAILFIPLSRGTSAVEMALGVAALVYGGLLGAFALGVFTKRPGQISVIVGVAVGIGTVTFFRDAMAWPWYVLVGSSVTFVVGSLVGLAEKQPAP; this is translated from the coding sequence TTGAGTGGCTTCACAACGCTCGATCTGGTTGTCCTCGTCGTCTACCTGGTGGGTATTACAGCGTGGGGTGCTTGGCTCGGTCGCGGACAGACAGGTGGGACCGATTACTTCCTGGGAAGCCGATCTCTGCCTTGGGTCGCGGTCATGTTGTCGATCGTGGCCACCGAAACGAGCACACTGACATTTCTGAGTGTTCCTGGCGTCTCGTATGCGGGAAGTCTGGTCTTCCTCCAGATGACGTTTGGCTATCTGGTCGGCCGGATTCTGGTGTCCACGCTCTTCCTTCCCGCTTACTACGTCGGATCTCTGACGACCGCGTACGCGTTGCTCGAGACCCGGTTCGGATTAGGTGCCCGACGTTTCACATCAGCGATCTTCATGGTCACGCGGTTGCTTGCCGACTCGGTACGCCTGTTTGCCACTGCGATCCCGCTCGCGCTGATCACTGGCTGGCCTTATCCGGTCTCGATTGCGGTCATCGGTCTGCTGACGGTCATCTACACCTACTTCGGTGGCATCAAGGCGGTCGTCTGGGTCGACGCCCTCCAGATGGGTCTCTACCTGTTCGGTGCGGTGGTCGCCATCGTCGCGCTTCAGGTCCTCGTGCCCAGCGGATGGTCGAATGTATTCACCAGCAGCGCGGCCGCCGGAAAGATGCAGCTGCTCGACTTCACGACTGATCCGACAGTGCCCTACACGATCTTCGCGGGCTTCTTCGGTGGTGCTGTATTCACCATGGCGTCCCACGGCACGGATCAGCTGATCGTACAAAGACTGCTGACCTGCACGGACCTGCGGTCGGCGCAGAAGGCCCTCATCGGTAGCGGCGTCGTAGTGGTCTTCCAGTTTCTGCTCTTCCTCATGGTGGGACTCGGACTGTGGACCTTCTACGGTGGCCGACAGTGGGAGTCCACCGATGAGATTTTCGCGACGTTTGTGGTGCAACAGCTACCACCCGGAGTGACCGGACTGCTGATCGCCGGGGTCTTCGCGGCGGCAATGTCCTCGCTCTCGTCGTCGATCAACTCGCTGGCTTCGGCGACCGCATACGACTACTGGGCACCGATGGTGGGTGCTCGTGACGATGAGGCGCGCATTCTGAAGGCTGGCAAAGTTTTTACCCTCGTGTGGGCAGCACTCCTTATCGGTGGGGCCATCCTGTTCATTCCGCTTTCGCGGGGGACATCAGCGGTCGAGATGGCCCTCGGGGTTGCGGCCCTCGTCTATGGAGGCTTGCTCGGTGCTTTCGCGCTCGGCGTCTTCACGAAACGACCTGGGCAGATCTCCGTGATCGTCGGTGTCGCGGTGGGCATCGGCACCGTGACGTTCTTCCGTGATGCGATGGCGTGGCCGTGGTATGTCCTCGTCGGGTCGTCCGTGACGTTCGTCGTCGGATCGCTCGTCGGCCTGGCTGAGAAACAGCCCGCGCCATGA
- a CDS encoding serine hydrolase — MAVRAGILSLATLTISCSGPSTEAVSPVGSVGVGAGPAMGVPVIGATLDAAGQAWVDATLDGFTLRELAGQLVIEWIPGGYISPSSADFEPLRAWVEDDAIGGVSPSIGTPHAYVAKLNELQSRAAVPLLVTADFENGGPGMRINGSFALPSMLAQGGGTDFPPTMAFGAIGDDRFAYEYGRITAREARAVGVHLLFSPVLDVNSNPDNPVIATRSFGGDPDLVARLGAAFIRGAHDGGAFATGKHFPGHGDTSTDSHIGIPVVEADRQRLDALELAPFQRAIDDGVDAIMTAHVQLPEILGPGGPPATLSPEVMTDILRNDMGFEGIVFTDAMTMRGITDMYGIGEASVRAIEAGSDVVLSPKAVPEAIAAIVEAVESGRMSRGRLEASARRILDLKARLGLHEHRYTALESVTNVVGSGVHNAFADTAASRSITLVRDDERLLPMDALSTESTLHIRYAPSTRLWANRAFATGLVDRVFDLREIRLDERSDSVAYVRATEALETADRVIVSAYVAASAGSSENALREPLRELITQSATTKPTVVISFGNPYLLAAVPDVSSYLLAWGDRDRSQAAAVAALFGEEAVTGRLPIPLPPFHDFGHGLDRAKVADRLVSLELEDPVVAAGIVAAPGGGPRGATQTVADPASVGMSAEGLARIDAIISAGIADSAASGAAVAIGRHGRLVSLKGFGELQYGTRRPVTPTSIFDMASVSKVVGTTTATMMLVNDGLLQLDAPVVQYLPWWARGDPRKSNVTVRQLLLHRTGLIPFRTWYYEMEGIDAYKAAAANEPLEVDPGVRTAYSDIGIITLAWVIEEISGQTLDAFLQDRLWTPLGMLETRYNPSSTLRPRIAATETDTLYRNEMVWGSVHDENADAMGGVAGHAGLFSTAVDLSVFARMMLNDGVSPACAPDGVEGEPCPVRRTEDQRLLDAAILDAFTTRYDETSTRALGWDTPGPRSSGGDYISNEAFGHTGYTGTSIWMDPALDLWVILLTNRVHPTRENQKHVPLRRAVADAAIQAITDQTVEPRVNR, encoded by the coding sequence ATGGCAGTGCGGGCGGGGATTCTCTCGCTCGCGACTCTCACGATCTCCTGCTCGGGCCCGTCGACCGAAGCCGTATCGCCAGTTGGTTCGGTCGGAGTCGGGGCTGGTCCGGCGATGGGCGTACCTGTCATCGGTGCGACGCTCGACGCTGCAGGGCAGGCCTGGGTCGATGCGACGCTCGACGGATTTACGCTTCGCGAGCTCGCAGGACAGCTTGTCATCGAGTGGATTCCGGGCGGATACATCTCGCCCTCCAGTGCCGACTTCGAGCCGCTCCGCGCCTGGGTAGAGGATGATGCTATTGGTGGTGTGTCGCCGTCGATTGGGACGCCGCACGCCTACGTGGCGAAGCTGAACGAGCTTCAGTCGAGGGCTGCCGTCCCTCTGCTCGTTACGGCCGACTTCGAGAACGGTGGCCCCGGCATGCGTATCAACGGTTCTTTCGCGTTGCCCTCGATGCTCGCGCAGGGCGGGGGGACCGACTTCCCTCCGACCATGGCATTCGGCGCGATCGGGGATGATCGCTTCGCATACGAATATGGGCGGATCACGGCACGCGAGGCGCGCGCCGTCGGAGTACACCTTCTGTTCTCTCCGGTGCTTGATGTGAACTCGAACCCGGACAACCCGGTCATTGCGACCCGCTCGTTCGGGGGGGATCCGGACCTCGTTGCCCGACTCGGCGCTGCGTTCATCCGTGGTGCCCACGATGGTGGCGCTTTCGCGACTGGTAAGCATTTCCCGGGTCACGGTGACACGTCGACCGACTCTCATATTGGCATTCCCGTGGTCGAGGCCGACCGGCAGCGCCTCGACGCGCTCGAGCTGGCGCCCTTCCAGCGTGCGATCGACGATGGCGTCGACGCCATCATGACAGCTCACGTGCAGCTACCTGAGATCCTCGGGCCGGGTGGTCCACCTGCCACGCTGTCGCCAGAGGTGATGACCGACATTCTCCGCAACGACATGGGCTTCGAGGGTATCGTGTTCACGGATGCCATGACGATGCGGGGAATCACGGACATGTATGGCATCGGTGAAGCCTCGGTCCGCGCGATCGAAGCCGGCTCGGATGTCGTGCTGTCTCCGAAAGCCGTCCCCGAGGCAATCGCCGCAATCGTGGAAGCGGTCGAGAGCGGCCGCATGAGCCGAGGCCGACTCGAGGCTTCCGCCCGCCGCATTCTCGACCTCAAGGCACGCCTTGGCCTCCACGAGCACCGCTACACCGCCCTTGAAAGCGTCACAAACGTCGTGGGTTCCGGCGTGCACAACGCTTTCGCCGACACCGCAGCCAGCCGATCGATCACGCTGGTACGCGACGACGAGCGCCTCCTTCCCATGGACGCCCTGTCGACCGAGTCCACTCTCCACATTCGATACGCACCGTCTACCCGACTGTGGGCGAACCGCGCGTTTGCGACGGGGCTGGTCGATCGTGTCTTCGACCTTCGTGAAATCCGACTGGACGAACGTAGCGACTCAGTCGCCTATGTCCGGGCAACCGAAGCGCTGGAGACCGCGGACCGCGTCATCGTCAGCGCCTATGTCGCCGCTTCAGCCGGCTCCTCTGAGAACGCGCTTCGAGAGCCGCTCCGTGAGCTCATCACTCAGAGCGCGACCACGAAGCCGACCGTCGTCATTTCGTTCGGCAATCCGTACCTGCTCGCCGCTGTGCCCGACGTGTCGAGCTATCTGCTCGCGTGGGGCGATCGCGATCGGTCCCAGGCCGCGGCGGTCGCGGCGCTCTTCGGCGAGGAGGCGGTCACTGGACGACTGCCGATCCCGCTCCCTCCATTCCATGATTTCGGGCACGGACTCGATCGCGCCAAGGTTGCGGACCGTCTGGTCTCGCTGGAGCTCGAAGACCCGGTCGTGGCTGCGGGCATCGTGGCGGCACCTGGGGGTGGCCCCCGCGGCGCGACGCAGACGGTGGCTGATCCGGCCTCCGTCGGGATGTCTGCAGAGGGCCTCGCCCGCATCGATGCGATCATCTCGGCGGGCATCGCCGACTCGGCGGCATCCGGCGCCGCCGTAGCGATCGGGCGGCATGGACGGCTCGTCTCCCTCAAGGGCTTCGGCGAGCTCCAGTACGGAACCCGGCGGCCGGTCACGCCGACATCCATTTTCGACATGGCGTCGGTCTCGAAGGTCGTCGGAACGACAACTGCAACGATGATGCTCGTTAATGACGGTCTGCTTCAACTCGATGCGCCGGTCGTGCAGTACCTCCCTTGGTGGGCCCGTGGCGATCCCCGGAAGAGCAACGTCACCGTGCGACAGCTGCTTCTACATCGGACAGGTCTGATCCCGTTCCGTACCTGGTACTACGAGATGGAGGGGATAGACGCGTACAAAGCGGCCGCGGCGAACGAGCCCCTCGAAGTGGACCCGGGTGTGCGCACGGCCTACTCGGACATCGGCATCATTACGCTGGCGTGGGTGATCGAAGAGATATCTGGCCAGACGCTCGATGCATTCCTGCAGGATCGCCTCTGGACTCCGCTCGGCATGCTGGAGACGCGCTACAACCCATCGTCGACTCTGCGGCCACGCATCGCTGCGACGGAGACTGATACGCTCTATCGCAATGAGATGGTGTGGGGATCGGTGCACGACGAGAACGCAGACGCGATGGGTGGCGTTGCGGGGCACGCCGGGCTCTTCAGCACCGCAGTGGACCTGTCGGTGTTTGCCCGCATGATGCTCAACGATGGCGTTTCGCCGGCGTGTGCCCCCGATGGCGTAGAGGGAGAGCCCTGTCCTGTGCGGCGGACGGAGGATCAGCGGCTCCTCGACGCGGCGATCCTGGACGCTTTTACCACACGATACGACGAAACATCGACTCGGGCCCTCGGCTGGGATACGCCGGGTCCTCGATCGTCCGGGGGTGACTATATCTCGAACGAAGCATTCGGGCATACGGGCTATACGGGCACTTCGATCTGGATGGATCCAGCGCTGGACCTCTGGGTCATTCTCCTGACTAACCGAGTGCACCCGACTCGTGAGAATCAGAAGCATGTGCCGCTCCGTCGGGCCGTCGCTGATGCGGCGATCCAAGCGATTACAGACCAGACGGTTGAACCGAGGGTGAACCGTTGA